A region from the Symphalangus syndactylus isolate Jambi chromosome 2, NHGRI_mSymSyn1-v2.1_pri, whole genome shotgun sequence genome encodes:
- the MFSD4B gene encoding sodium-dependent glucose transporter 1 isoform X1, translating to MLCASFLGLGLSVAIVGPTFQDLATNVNRNISSLSFIFVGRALGYLNGSVIGGFLVDVMNYFLLLGISMLATTVGLYLVPFCKTAILLTVMMAIFGVSIGILDTGGNVLILAIWGDKGAPHMQALHFSFALGAFLAPLLAKLALGPTVSAENRTESDFHPALNRSSDADSEALFGVPNDKNLLWAYAVIGSYMFLVSIIFFGLFLKNSSKQEKARASAETFQRAKYHNALLCLLFLFFFFYVGAEVTYGSYVFSFATTHAGMKESEAAGLNSIFWGTFAACRGLAIFFATCLQPGTMIVLSNIGSLTSSLFLVLFDKNPICLWIATSVYGASMATTFPSGVSWIEQYTTIHGKSAAFFVIGASLGEMAIPAVIGILQGKYPDLPVVLYTSLGASIATGILFPVLYKLATSPLDRQRKEDRKSEDQKALLSSSRLNEYEEENEEEDAEKWNEMDFEMIETNDTVRHSIIETSRSSLTEPTAEVYNQYPSNTLVFESSPFNTGSSHVKHLPETRTKGTNI from the exons ATGCTGTGTGCCTCCTTCCTGGGGCTG ggatTGAGTGTTGCTATAGTGGGACCCACGTTTCAAGATTTGGCAACAAATGTGAACCGAAATATCAGTAGTCTGTCTTTCATTTTTGTGGGTCGTGCCTTGGGATATTTGAATGGCTCTGTGATTGGTGGATTTCTTGTTGATGtcatgaattattttttacttttgg GAATCTCAATGTTGGCTACCACAGTTGGTCTTTATCTTGTTCCTTTTTGCAAGACAGCGATATTACTCACTGTCATGATGGCTATCTTCGGTGTTTCCATTGGCATTCTGGATACAG GTGGTAACGTCCTTATCTTGGCTATTTGGGGGGACAAAGGAGCCCCACATATGCAGGCCTTACACTTCTCTTTTGCCTTGGGTGCCTTTTTGGCTCCACTGCTAGCTAAACTGGCTTTGGGTCCGACAGTGTCTGCTGAAAACCGCACAGAGTCTGATTTCCATCCTGCACTCAACCGATCATCTGACGCTGACTCAGAAGCTCTGTTTGGAGTACCTAATGATAAGAATTTACTGTGGGCTTATGCTGTTATCGGTAGTTACATGTTCTTAGTTTCCAtcattttttttggtctgtttttaaaGAATAGCTCAAAGCAAGAAAAAGCAAGAGCATCTGCTGAGACATTTCAAAGAGCAAAATATCACAAcgcccttctttgtctcctttttctgttcttctttttttatgttgGAGCCGAGGTAACATATGGCTcttatgttttctcatttgcaacCACCCATGCTGGCATGAAAGAAAGTGAAGCTGCTGGGTTGAACTCCATCTTCTGGGGGACATTTGCAGCCTGTAGGGGCCTAGCAATCTTTTTTGCTACCTGTTTACAGCCTGGAACCATGATTGTATTGAGCAACATTGGCAGCCTGACTTCATCTTTATTTCTGGTGCTTTTTGACAAGAACCCAATTTGTCTCTGGATAGCAACTTCAGTGTATGGGGCTTCAATGGCAACCACGTTTCCGAGTGGTGTTTCTTGGATTGAGCAGTACACGACCATCCATGGGAAATCTGCAGCATTTTTTGTAATTGGTGCTTCCCTGGGAGAAATGGCTATTCCTGCAGTCATTGGAATTCTTCAAGGAAAATACCCTGATTTGCCTGTAGTTCTGTATACCTCTTTGGGAGCATCAATAGCTACTGGTATTTTATTTCCTGTGCTATATAAATTAGCCACTTCACCTCTTGATCGCCAgcgaaaagaagacagaaagagtgAGGACCAGAAAGCTCTGCTCTCTAGCTCCAGGCTAAATGAATATGAGGAAGAGAATGAAGAGGAGGATGcagaaaaatggaatgaaatggattttgAAATGATTGAAACGAATGATACAGTGAGGCATTCTATAATAGAGACATCTAGAAGTAGTCTGACGGAGCCCACAGCTGAAGTCTATAATCAATACCCATCAAATACACTGGTGTTTGAGTCTTCTCCTTTTAATACTGGCAGTTCCCATGTGAAGCACTTGCCAGAAACCAGGACAAAAGGGACTAACATTTAG
- the MFSD4B gene encoding sodium-dependent glucose transporter 1 isoform X2 encodes MLCASFLGLGLSVAIVGPTFQDLATNVNRNISSLSFIFVGRALGYLNGSVIGGFLVDVMNYFLLLGGNVLILAIWGDKGAPHMQALHFSFALGAFLAPLLAKLALGPTVSAENRTESDFHPALNRSSDADSEALFGVPNDKNLLWAYAVIGSYMFLVSIIFFGLFLKNSSKQEKARASAETFQRAKYHNALLCLLFLFFFFYVGAEVTYGSYVFSFATTHAGMKESEAAGLNSIFWGTFAACRGLAIFFATCLQPGTMIVLSNIGSLTSSLFLVLFDKNPICLWIATSVYGASMATTFPSGVSWIEQYTTIHGKSAAFFVIGASLGEMAIPAVIGILQGKYPDLPVVLYTSLGASIATGILFPVLYKLATSPLDRQRKEDRKSEDQKALLSSSRLNEYEEENEEEDAEKWNEMDFEMIETNDTVRHSIIETSRSSLTEPTAEVYNQYPSNTLVFESSPFNTGSSHVKHLPETRTKGTNI; translated from the exons ATGCTGTGTGCCTCCTTCCTGGGGCTG ggatTGAGTGTTGCTATAGTGGGACCCACGTTTCAAGATTTGGCAACAAATGTGAACCGAAATATCAGTAGTCTGTCTTTCATTTTTGTGGGTCGTGCCTTGGGATATTTGAATGGCTCTGTGATTGGTGGATTTCTTGTTGATGtcatgaattattttttacttttgg GTGGTAACGTCCTTATCTTGGCTATTTGGGGGGACAAAGGAGCCCCACATATGCAGGCCTTACACTTCTCTTTTGCCTTGGGTGCCTTTTTGGCTCCACTGCTAGCTAAACTGGCTTTGGGTCCGACAGTGTCTGCTGAAAACCGCACAGAGTCTGATTTCCATCCTGCACTCAACCGATCATCTGACGCTGACTCAGAAGCTCTGTTTGGAGTACCTAATGATAAGAATTTACTGTGGGCTTATGCTGTTATCGGTAGTTACATGTTCTTAGTTTCCAtcattttttttggtctgtttttaaaGAATAGCTCAAAGCAAGAAAAAGCAAGAGCATCTGCTGAGACATTTCAAAGAGCAAAATATCACAAcgcccttctttgtctcctttttctgttcttctttttttatgttgGAGCCGAGGTAACATATGGCTcttatgttttctcatttgcaacCACCCATGCTGGCATGAAAGAAAGTGAAGCTGCTGGGTTGAACTCCATCTTCTGGGGGACATTTGCAGCCTGTAGGGGCCTAGCAATCTTTTTTGCTACCTGTTTACAGCCTGGAACCATGATTGTATTGAGCAACATTGGCAGCCTGACTTCATCTTTATTTCTGGTGCTTTTTGACAAGAACCCAATTTGTCTCTGGATAGCAACTTCAGTGTATGGGGCTTCAATGGCAACCACGTTTCCGAGTGGTGTTTCTTGGATTGAGCAGTACACGACCATCCATGGGAAATCTGCAGCATTTTTTGTAATTGGTGCTTCCCTGGGAGAAATGGCTATTCCTGCAGTCATTGGAATTCTTCAAGGAAAATACCCTGATTTGCCTGTAGTTCTGTATACCTCTTTGGGAGCATCAATAGCTACTGGTATTTTATTTCCTGTGCTATATAAATTAGCCACTTCACCTCTTGATCGCCAgcgaaaagaagacagaaagagtgAGGACCAGAAAGCTCTGCTCTCTAGCTCCAGGCTAAATGAATATGAGGAAGAGAATGAAGAGGAGGATGcagaaaaatggaatgaaatggattttgAAATGATTGAAACGAATGATACAGTGAGGCATTCTATAATAGAGACATCTAGAAGTAGTCTGACGGAGCCCACAGCTGAAGTCTATAATCAATACCCATCAAATACACTGGTGTTTGAGTCTTCTCCTTTTAATACTGGCAGTTCCCATGTGAAGCACTTGCCAGAAACCAGGACAAAAGGGACTAACATTTAG